Proteins found in one Panicum hallii strain FIL2 chromosome 4, PHallii_v3.1, whole genome shotgun sequence genomic segment:
- the LOC112890052 gene encoding formin-binding protein 4 isoform X2 → MGISGCDCSLLDKKENPLALLGQYSDDEEEDEEAADQPTGEAKRSPGDASAQVTIERADTAGDAQTEPLVSVGDQQEAPETGDVKNYTQSVTEENTLAPEPTLQEESAIAAESVPDSSGMQIVGDIGGNWKAIMHEQSNRCYYWNTVTGETSWEMPNGLASGVASDGVASASVPTHMDYPLEAQAHVLPQNILEAYPSDMSVGNATATYANFGMTCGSAQVTQDAYAYAPAASHESMDIDPLYLAKYGEELLQRLNLLSRLHGSNEGLELLRREIEIRISDCNALSSYGSSLLPLWLHAEVHLKQLDSSVSKLEMSYRVDTEPRDSKTEVAEHKAPNEADMLAPSNGEALKSELSAGITIDENVKIEKPASTSSAQSSQDKDAPAVTSKVESDNDEDMDVEMEVDEDSVEEQVHCSSVPNKEHPPSEQVSSADLPPLEGPTPPEDNDVPPPPPEEEWIPPPPPDNEPAPPAPPEEPAASYIHADTISQPYIAQANVGYTLSGMEYYATVGTEGTHASYYMQVTEPHLLQAQQHSYYAPVSASGISVPVDGTSIAPESYYTYPSVSTAASGIAAEHSGYYASSTSAIPSSAADIKTGSAPLVSANINSDPKGPDKVISKDASIAPLTQAAVATSAAGTSSVIGSSTQSSTSTTNQTKVIRSKKRAVAVTSSLRSNKKVSSLVDKWKAAKEELRDEEEEPESALEALERKRQKEIEEWRKQQIASGEAQENANFVPVRGDWRDRVKRRRAEAKKEPKDESIAASIGSAEQHKGSPDLAELSKGLPSGWEAYVDESTKQVYYGNSLTSETSWERPTK, encoded by the exons ATGGGGATTTCAGGATGTGATTGTTCCCTCCTCG ATAAAAAGGAGAATCCTCTAGCATTGCTTGGGCAATATAGTgatgatgaagaggaggatgaggaggcaGCAGATCAACCCACTGGTGAAGCTAAGCGGAGTCCAGGGGATGCAAGTGCTCAG GTAACTATTGAGCGTGCTGACACAGCTGGTGATGCACAAACTGAACCATTAGTTTCTGTTGGTGATCAACAAGAAGCACCTGAAACTGGTGATGTTAAGAACTACACTCAAAGTGTTACTGAAGAAAACACTCTTGCTCCTGAGCCAACTCTGCAAGAAGAGAGTGCGATAGCAGCTGAATCTGTTCCTGATTCATCTGGCATGCAAATTGTTGGTGATATTGGTGGAAATTGGAAAGCAATAATGCATGAACAGAGTAATCGGTGTTATTACTGGAACACAGTTACTGGAGAAACTTCTTGGGAGATGCCAAATGGATTAGCTTCAGGAGTTGCTTCTGATGGAGTTGCATCTGCATCTGTTCCTACTCATATGGACTATCCATTAGAAGCTCAAGCCCATGTCCTTCCCCAAAACATTCTGGAAGCATATCCAAGCGACATGTCTGTTGGTAACGCCACAGCAACTTATGCTAATTTTGGAATGACATGTGGAAGTGCACAGGTAACTCAAGATGCTTATGCTTATGCACCTGCCGCGAGTCATGAGTCTATGGACATTGATCCCTTGTATCTTGCAAAATATGGTGAGGAATTGCTACAAAGATTGAACCTGCTATCAAG GCTCCATGGCTCGAATGAAGGTCTTGAATTGTTAAGAAGAGAAATTGAGATACGAATATCAGACTGCAATGCACTCTCATCATATGGATCTTCTTTGCTGCCTTTGTGGTTGCATGCTGAGGTGCATCTTAAGCAACTAGACTCTTCTGTTTCCAAGTTGGAAATGAGCTATCGTGTGGATACAGAGCCTAGGGATTCGAAGACAGAGGTTGCTGAACACAAGGCACCTAATGAAGCTGATATGCTAGCACCCTCCAATGGTGAGGCTTTGAAATCTGAGCTTAGTGCTGGGATTACTATTGATGAAAATGTTAAGATTGAAAAGCCAGCTTCAACATCTTCTGCTCAGAGTTCACAAGATAAAGATGCTCCAGCAGTTACTTCAAAAGTCGAATCTGACAATGATGAAGATATGGATGTGGAAATGGAAGTTGATGAGGATAGTGTTGAAGAGCAGGTGCATTGCAGTTCTGTACCTAATAAGGAGCATCCTCCATCAGAACAAGTGAGTTCAGCTGATTTGCCCCCATTGGAAGGTCCTACTCCTCCTGAGGATAATGATGTCCCTCCGCCTCCACCAGAGGAGGAATGGATTCCACCTCCACCACCTGATAATGAAccagctcctccagctccccCAGAAGAGCCCGCTGCATCATATATTCATGCTGATACAATTTCTCAGCCATATATAGCTCAAGCAAATGTTGGCTATACACTTTCAGGAATGGAGTACTATGCTACTGTTGGTACTGAAGGAACACATGCCAGTTACTATATGCAAGTGACTgagccccatcttcttcaagcACAGCAGCATTCTTATTATGCACCAGTATCTGCAAGTGGCATATCTGTTCCTGTTGATGGCACATCTATTGCCCCAGAATCTTACTATACCTATCCTTCAGTCAGTACGGCTGCCAGTGGAATAGCAGCTGAACATTCTGGATACTATGCTTCATCAACCTCTGCCATTCCTAGCAGTGCAGCAGATATCAAAACAGGCTCAGCTCCTCTTGTTTCTGCAAATATCAATTCGGATCCCAAAGGGCCTGATAAAGTTATATCTAAGGATGCAAGTATTGCGCCTTTGACCCAAGCTGCAGTAGCAACATCAGCTGCAGGAACATCATCCGTAATTGGAAGTTCTACACAGTCTTCTACTAGTACTACAAATCAGACTAAAG TTATTCGTAGCAAGAAGCGGGCTGTTGCTGTTACATCATCCCTGAGGTCTAATAAGAAGGTTTCGAGCCTGGTGGATAAG TGGAAAGCTGCAAAGGAGGAACTTCGCGATGAAGAGGAGGAACCTGAAAGCGCTTTGGAGGCATTAGAAAGGAAGCGTCAAAAGGAAATAGAG GAATGGCGGAAACAACAGATAGCTAGTGGAGAAGCTCAGGAAAATGCCAATTTTGTTCCTGTTCGTGGTGATTG